The following proteins are co-located in the Nerophis ophidion isolate RoL-2023_Sa linkage group LG04, RoL_Noph_v1.0, whole genome shotgun sequence genome:
- the ca4a gene encoding carbonic anhydrase 4a, translating into MQHLLVIVLFASCWTFCTGAGDWCYQSQFTCEHQCNTPDKWNHANGACAGKQQSPINIVTRKTLKDERLTPLQFTNYQQMFRGTIKNNGHSVQVGVPHLSTISGGGLTTTYKAVQFHLHWGNNGEAGSEHTIDGEQYPMELHIVHMKHHYTDLTTALADPEGVAVLGFFYVVSNTANRKYDPIISALRSIKTTNGNTSLPPASLAQLIPPEQNLTTFYRYKGSLTTPGCTEAVIWTLFENPIPMSFDQLRAFSELKFHDGKPMVGTFRPVQPLNGRPVFRSGGVAVLFSSALLVAALATALGLSQAN; encoded by the exons ACTGGTGTTATCAGTCCCAGTTCACCTGCGAGCATCAGTGCAACA CTCCAGACAAGTGGAACCATGCAAATGGCGCCTGTGCTGGAAAACAACAATCACCCATCAACATTGTCACCAGGAAGACTTTGAAAGACGAGCGTTTGACTCCTCTTCAGTTCACCAACTACCAGCAGATGTTCAGAGGCACCATCAAGAATAACGGCCACTCGG TTCAGGTTGGAGTTCCTCACCTGAGCACCATCTCAGGTGGAGGTCTGACGACCACCTACAAGGCGGTCCAGTTCCACCTGCACTGGGGAAACAATGGAGAGGCGGGCTCCGAACACACCATTGATGGCGAGCAGTATCCCATGGAG CTGCACATCGTGCACATGAAGCATCATTACACCGATCTGACGACAGCACTGGCGGATCCAGAGGGAGTTGCAGTCCTGGGCTTTTTCTATGTG GTTTCCAATACTGCCAACCGAAAGTATGACCCCATTATCAGTGCTCTGAGAAGCATCAAAACAACAA ACGGCAACACATCGCTGCCTCCCGCCTCCTTGGCACAGCTCATTCCACCTGAACAGAACCTGACCACCTTTTATCGCTACAAGGGCTCCCTGACCACACCAGGCTGCACCGAGGCCGTGATCTGGACATTGTTCGAGAACCCCATCCCTATGAGTTTTGATCAG ctgcGGGCATTTTCCGAGCTTAAGTTCCATGACGGCAAGCCCATGGTGGGGACCTTCCGGCCGGTGCAGCCCCTGAACGGCCGCCCGGTGTTCCGATCAGGCGGCGTGGCGGTTCTGTTCAGCTCCGCCCTCCTCGTGGCTGCCCTGGCTACGGCCCTGGGACTGTCCCAGGCTAACTAG